One genomic window of Tribolium castaneum strain GA2 chromosome 10, icTriCast1.1, whole genome shotgun sequence includes the following:
- the LOC103314645 gene encoding uncharacterized protein LOC103314645 produces the protein MFSRTLDLFLICGLVFSAGAAPAVSKARQFLPALPGYVPVYIRPGDTPLEDINPDLAEAFSSYARKNARLSFGRAEPVFDGKVPSNGSLNQISDIDDVNFQEENLALTSTEHSLSQSQHIQKIPKN, from the exons ATGTTTTCGCGGACCCTGGACCTTTTTCTCATCTGTGGATTAGTCTTCTCTGCTG GAGCCGCTCCTGCGGTCAGCAAAGCCCGGCAGTTCCTGCCGGCCCTGCCAGGGTACGTACCCGTGTACATTCGCCCTGGTGATACTCCCTTGGAGGATATCAACCCGGATTTGGCCGAAGCCTTTAGCAGCTATGCACGGAAAAACGCCAGACTGAGCTTTGGGCGCGCCGAACCAGTGTTTGACGGCAAAGTACCTAGCAACGGCTCGCTGAATCAAATTTCGGACATTGACGACGTCAATTTTCAAGAGGAGAATCTGGCGCTTACCTCAACCGAACACAGTTTATCTCAGTCGCAacatattcaaaaaattccaaaaaattag
- the dnt gene encoding tyrosine-protein kinase Drl has product MNQNFLSGFIILLTSQLVFGYLNLYLSLAEVQRLLGLEAELYYVRDGNINNYALNFVMPVPSSLNSLHFTWESLADRPLLYTIKVDTSDSQILLPPQLNITSRGSVPTTLQTFSLSLLCSGAATGEVNVTITISVTITPSNVTTLMFRRKKICTKFEMQTNHVLVHTVPTYSNSTSIFYTAIVSALILIIILASVTAAYYVKNKKTRDTTSASTGPTTTFLTTGPRNTVNTSYSSFRRMPSYSLIDERSKDLQERITELTVQRCRVRLSNVIMEGTFARVYQGSYTNEEGVDEPVIVKTVTDHASQIQISLLLQEGMSMYSLNHKNILSILRVSIEDHTAPFLLYAYNNYSNLKIFLQKCKLSPEGVSHTLTTQEVVDMALQIIQAMQYLHKKNLLHKDLATRNCIVDDKLNVQVADNALSRDLFPSDYHCLGDNENRPIKWMAIESLVHKTFSFSSDVWSFGVLLWELTTLAQQPYVEIDPFEIVAYLKDGYRLAQPINCPDELFAVMAYCWAMSAEERPTFTQLHICLQDFYTQLTRYV; this is encoded by the exons ATGAATCAAAATTTCTTGTCcgggtttattattttattgacgtCGCAATTGGTTTTTGGCTATTTAAACTTGTACCTTAGCTTAGCCGAGGTTCAAAGACTCTTAG GGCTGGAAGCGGAGCTCTATTATGTTAGAGATGGCAACATAAACAACTATGCGTTAAATTTCGTAATGCCGGTGCCGTCCAGTTTAAATTCCTTGCATTTCACTTGGGAAAGTCTGGCGGATCGACCA CTATTGTACACGATAAAGGTTGACACTTCCGACTCCCAAATATTGCTTCCGCCTCAGTTGAATATCACATCTAGAGGTTCCGTTCCCACTACACTCCAGACTTTTAGCCTGTCCCTGCTATGTTCAGGGGCGGCAACGGGGGAAGTAAATGTCACCATAACAATTAGCGTTACTATAACACCTTCGAACGTAACAACACTCATGTTCAGAAGGAAGAAAATATGTACGAAGTTTGAAATGCAAACGAACCACGTCTTGGTCCACACAGTGCCAACATATTCGAACTCAACGAGTATTTTTTACACGGCTATTGTCTCGGCTTTAATTCTGATAATTATTCTTGCTTCGGTGACTGCAGCGTATtatgtgaaaaataaaaaaacgagagACACCACTAGTGCTAGTACCGGGCCCACGACGACTTTCCTCACCACAGGCCCACGAAATACCGTTAACACGTCCTATAGCAGCTTCCGGCGAATGCCTAGCTACTCGCTCATTGATGAACGATCCAAGGATTTGCAGGAAAGGATAACGGAATTGACTGTGCAAAG ATGCAGAGTCCGCCTAAGCAATGTAATAATGGAAGGGACTTTTGCCCGGGTGTACCAAGGATCATACACCAACGAAGAGGGGGTTGATGAGCCCGTGATAGTTAAGACAGTGACCGACCACGCCAGCCAGATCCAGATATCACTCTTGCTCCAAGAGGGAATGTCGATGTATTCACTTAACCATAAGAACATCCTTAGCATACTCAGGGTGTCGATTGAGGACCACACAGCACCGTTTTTGCTTTATGCTTACAATAACTACAGCAACTTGAAGATATTCCTCCAGAAATGCAAACTATCGCCGGAGGGAGTCTCCCACACTCTGACCACTCAAGAAGTGGTGGACATGGCGTTACAAATAATCCAAGCAATGCAGTATCTGCACAAGAAAAATCTCCTGCACAAAGATTTAGCCACGCGGAACTGCAT TGTTGACGATAAACTCAACGTACAAGTGGCCGACAATGCCCTGTCCAGAGACCTGTTCCCGTCTGATTATCACTGTCTGGGCGATAACGAAAATCGCCCGATTAAGTGGATGGCGATTGAAAGCCTGGTCCATAAGACATTTTCGTTCAGTTCCGACGTCTGGTCGTTTGGGGTGCTTTTATGGGAGTTAACAACACTTGCCCAACAGCCATACGTCGAGATCGACCCTTTCGAGATCGTAGCCTACCTCAAAGACGGGTACAGACTAGCACAACCGATAAATTGCCCCGATGAACT GTTTGCAGTCATGGCGTACTGCTGGGCAATGAGTGCAGAAGAGCGCCCAACCTTCACGCAGCTGCATATATGTCTGCAAGACTTCTACACACAGTTAACCAGATACGTGTAG
- the LOC658538 gene encoding apolipoprotein D: MKTVHIILFVCFVAAARAQIPNLGFCPDYLPMPDFDIERFLGKWYEAERYFQFSEVATRCVVTDYAKAPSGRIYVSNEVTNRLTGVKRVIDGSLELSGKAGEGKLNVKYSTTPIASETALTVLDTDYDSYAVIWSCSGFGPIHAQSAWVMTRERLPSGVVLQQAYGVLDKFKISRTFFVKTDQEGCAIAASDINAANGITATSTIAEATGSEQKNANKPEEENQPVEVQN; the protein is encoded by the exons ATGAAGACAGTACACATTATTTTATTCGTTTGCTTCGTTGCGGCCGCAAGAGCCCAAATTCCCAATTTGGGCTTCTGTCCAGACTACCTCCCAATGCCAGATTTCGACATAGAGAGGTTTCTAGGAAAATGGTACGAAGCCGAACGATATTTCCAATTTTCCGAAGTCGCCACCCGATGTGTCGTCACAGATTATGCAAAAGCACCCAGTGGACGAATCTACGTCTCCAACGAAGTCACCAACAGATT AACGGGCGTAAAGCGCGTCATTGACGGAAGCCTAGAACTCAGCGGTAAAGCAGGGGAGGGAAAACTAAACGTCAAGTACTCAACAACCCCCATCGCGAGCGAAACCGCCCTCACAGTTCTAGACACAGATTACGACTCTTACGCCGTTATTTGGAGCTGTAGCGGCTTTGGCCCTATTCATGCCC AAAGCGCTTGGGTCATGACTCGGGAGCGGCTCCCTTCAGGCGTTGTCCTGCAACAAGCCTACGGAGTCCTAGACAAATTCAAAATCAGCAGAACTTTCTTCGTTAAAACCGACCAAGAAGGTTGCGCTATCGCAGCGTCTGACATTAATGCCGCTAATGGCATTACCGCAACCTCCACAATCGCCGAAGCCACAGGTTCCGAacagaaaaacgcaaataagcCCGAAGAAGAAAATCAGCCAGTGGAGGTCCAAAACTAA
- the LOC100142398 gene encoding putative gustatory receptor 2a, protein MWSENITDVLKHVWFLSKLFLLCPRSIDEKIKRQERHSFYKIYKYTYNIVAVSLTAYMVYITTNLRITQKLSIVTQLADLIFSASANASGVATVFFCLFYQNKLIEVISKLHKLDNKLKHMLIWKSYKRTQIFITCELFFVILLWISFFLNFMLHCNNTTWRCLYRWIVLYTLSKMSQVMLIQFCAFVVVLKQKFCVVNQYIKQVCKLNNGHYKNFLSQVEIIHNEILVTHNEIQTIFSVPLLMKIASQFVGIFCSLYFCIFGYIYDDEMVVPQNFHDIFLPLLCILTNTLEILITVTVCELTILEYKRTKKLLYRIPVTKTDSMLIRNINLFSLQLAHQKLEFSACGFFLINGTLLHTIVGAVTVYLIMFIQFDIATTTKGG, encoded by the exons ATGTGGAGTGAAAATATTACAGATGTCCTGAAGCATGTGTGGTTCTTGTCAAAGTTATTCCTCCTGTGTCCGAGATCAATAGACGAGAAAATAAAACGTCAAGAACGCCACtctttttataaaatctaCAAGTACACATACAACATTGTGGCTGTCTCCCTGACAGCCTACATGGTCTATATAACGACAAATTTGCGAATAACGCAAAAATTGAGCATTGTGACGCAGCTCGCCGACTTAATATTTAGTGCAAGTGCAAATGCTTCAGGTGTGGCAACGGTgtttttctgtctgttttacCAAAACAAGCTCATTGAAGTTATAAGCAAATTGCATAAATTGGACAACAAACTGAAACACATGCTAATATGGAAGTCTTACAAGCGCACGCAAATTTTCATAACTTGTGAATTATTTTTCGTGATCTTGTTATGGATCTCATTTTTCCTAAACTTCATGCTGCACTGCAACAACACGACGTGGAGGTGTTTATACCGATGGATTGTATTATACACTCTATCCAAAATGTCACAAGTTATGCTAATCCAGTTTTGCGCGTTTGTTGTTGTCTTAAAGCAGAAGTTTTGTGTTGTCAACCAGTACATAAAACAAGTCTGCAAACTGAACAATGGACACTACAAGAATTTTCTGAGCCAAGTGGAGATCATTCACAATGAAATACTTGTTACCCATAATGAGATTCAAACGATATTTTCGGTTCCTTTGTTGATGAAAATAGCGAGTCAATTCGTCGGcattttttgttcgttataTTTCTGCATCTTCGGGTACATATACGACGACGAAATGGTCGTCCCCCAGAATTTCCACGACATATTCCTCCCCCTGCTCTGCATACTCACAAATACGCTCGAAATTTTGATAACAGTGACAGTATGCGAACTCACAATTTTGGAATACAAGAGGACCAAAAAACTACTGTACCGGATACCAGTCACTAAAACCGATTCAATGTTGATAAGAAAT atCAACTTATTCTCCCTGCAACTTGCACACCAAAAACTGGAATTCAGTGCTTGTGGCTTCTTTCTAATCAACGGAACACTTCTGCACACA ATTGTGGGCGCAGTCACGGTTTATTTAATCATGTTTATCCAGTTCGATATAGCTACAACAACTAAAGGTGGTTAA